Proteins encoded by one window of Parabacteroides sp. FAFU027:
- a CDS encoding family 43 glycosylhydrolase yields the protein MNKIKLLALSLMLGGTFCSVNGKEKPSTNKTGNPLLPGYFADPSVKKFGDTYYIYATTDGIKLASGTPQVWISKDFVNWYNYELKLQIPEGLNNCWAPDVFQAPNGKYYYFMGNCEAGCNIYGYVSDSPMGPFTPINEGKAVIPAGTSKKDLPALDAQYLVDDDGSVYSYFGTWCTSFGGIGFAKIDSKDMFSIQKAGFIPIEQVPKAFEASYPIKRNGKYFLMYSSGDCRLSSYAVHYSVSDSPEGPFRPGKNSPILVTNNDGTIDGPGHHSILKEGNDYYIVYHRHDNPHSTNGEFRQVCVDKLVFSDDETIEKVVPTHAGISLQGKNRATVSDLAYQAKVNASSSYLLISKKTAYSNGDYDYIYKPENAVDNNNGTLWKAASADMPQSLTIDLGRVKSVKRVMTQFEYPTFYYQYKIEVSIDNTNWSIFSDRINNRRCGSPMIDDNDTKARYVRLTVTGTEKSGMLAAVWNIKVYDKLFDVPSFQNTPKENALGATSTKSLLVNLDANTLNYGTLYSQVPNRGTLGGKFEINGAPSVEWIDSVKAIGFNGESFLKLSKKAPASLDWNSPYTVSAWVYNQEIGPGECLITWTSRENMLQSSYSALMYGTGHYGAVAHGDGAVDLPYREVPAKGKWHHIVLTFDGMLENVYVDGKLNTQSPISLFVEKGDILIGASGEPSENFSGYIANIRLYDKAISQEEVLTLKKSTEPKRGPKVIIQQYN from the coding sequence ATGAACAAGATCAAGCTCCTGGCTTTATCCCTTATGTTGGGTGGAACATTCTGTTCTGTCAACGGGAAGGAGAAGCCCTCAACCAATAAAACAGGCAATCCCCTCCTTCCCGGCTACTTTGCCGACCCGTCAGTAAAGAAGTTTGGTGATACTTATTACATCTACGCCACTACCGACGGTATCAAACTGGCCTCGGGGACTCCGCAGGTGTGGATCAGTAAAGACTTCGTCAACTGGTATAACTACGAACTGAAACTTCAAATCCCTGAAGGACTCAATAACTGTTGGGCTCCCGATGTATTCCAGGCGCCCAACGGCAAATATTACTATTTTATGGGGAACTGTGAAGCGGGATGCAACATTTACGGGTATGTTTCCGATTCGCCGATGGGACCATTTACCCCCATCAATGAAGGGAAAGCGGTCATTCCAGCTGGCACATCAAAGAAAGATCTACCCGCTCTCGATGCCCAGTATCTCGTGGATGACGATGGTTCGGTCTATTCTTATTTCGGAACCTGGTGTACCTCTTTCGGTGGAATAGGATTTGCCAAAATAGATTCGAAGGATATGTTTTCCATTCAGAAAGCAGGCTTCATTCCTATTGAGCAGGTTCCAAAAGCTTTCGAAGCATCGTATCCCATCAAAAGGAATGGGAAATATTTCCTGATGTACTCGTCTGGAGATTGCCGGTTAAGCTCTTATGCCGTACATTATTCGGTGAGCGACAGCCCCGAAGGACCGTTCCGTCCGGGCAAAAACAGCCCGATACTCGTGACCAATAATGATGGGACGATTGATGGCCCCGGTCACCATTCTATTCTCAAAGAAGGAAACGATTACTATATTGTTTATCACCGCCATGACAATCCGCACAGTACTAACGGAGAGTTCAGACAGGTGTGTGTCGATAAGCTGGTATTCTCCGACGATGAAACGATTGAGAAGGTGGTTCCGACACATGCAGGCATCAGTTTGCAGGGAAAAAATAGGGCTACAGTTTCCGATTTAGCATATCAGGCGAAAGTCAATGCCAGCTCTTCCTACCTTTTGATCTCAAAGAAAACGGCCTATAGCAACGGTGATTACGACTATATCTACAAACCTGAAAACGCAGTGGATAACAACAACGGCACGCTATGGAAAGCCGCCTCTGCCGATATGCCGCAATCGCTGACCATCGACCTGGGAAGAGTAAAATCCGTAAAACGGGTAATGACTCAGTTTGAGTATCCGACCTTCTACTACCAATATAAAATCGAGGTATCAATTGACAATACAAACTGGAGTATCTTCAGCGATCGGATCAATAACCGCCGTTGCGGAAGTCCGATGATTGATGACAACGATACGAAAGCCCGTTACGTAAGGCTGACGGTAACCGGTACGGAGAAATCGGGCATGCTGGCTGCAGTATGGAATATCAAAGTGTATGATAAATTATTTGACGTCCCTTCATTTCAGAACACACCGAAAGAGAATGCACTCGGTGCAACAAGTACCAAAAGCCTGTTGGTAAATCTTGATGCCAATACGCTGAACTACGGAACCCTCTATTCTCAGGTTCCTAACCGGGGTACTTTGGGCGGGAAATTTGAAATAAACGGCGCTCCTTCGGTCGAATGGATCGACAGTGTCAAAGCCATTGGGTTCAATGGGGAAAGTTTTCTGAAGCTTTCGAAAAAAGCACCGGCCAGCCTCGACTGGAATTCGCCTTATACCGTTTCGGCCTGGGTATATAATCAGGAAATCGGACCGGGTGAATGTCTGATAACATGGACTTCCCGCGAAAACATGCTGCAATCTTCCTATTCCGCATTGATGTACGGAACCGGTCATTACGGGGCTGTGGCTCACGGTGACGGTGCGGTCGATTTGCCCTACAGGGAAGTTCCGGCGAAAGGCAAATGGCACCACATTGTACTTACCTTTGACGGCATGCTGGAAAATGTCTATGTCGATGGTAAACTGAATACCCAGTCGCCTATCTCCCTTTTTGTGGAAAAAGGAGATATCCTGATCGGAGCATCGGGTGAGCCGTCGGAAAACTTTTCCGGTTACATCGCTAACATCCGGCTGTATGATAAGGCTATTAGTCAGGAAGAGGTGCTGACGCTGAAGAAGTCAACTGAGCCAAAAAGAGGACCGAAAGTCATTATTCAGCAATATAATTGA
- a CDS encoding CotH kinase family protein: MKPYLLPMILGLAILFSCSKSNEPVEPDAQTTSLQTDSLLVAQINITTENAAPVNSKETYVNCSITVKSDNKSWNYSGNGKIRGRGNSSWLWYPKKPYRIKLNDKAEMLGLKSEKDWVLLANYRDPTHLMNTFVFTTGQGLGMPFTNHVRYVEVTLNGDYIGLYMFTEQVELGSNRVAIDSNDGVLLSLDADDGPDLSPDAGDNFWSSVYQMPVCVKSPDITSTTQLTTIRTEFAQLETAIKSADYNSVEKVLNIPSFIDYMLIQELVYNVEVDAPRSIYLYKDKDGRWTMGPLWDFDAGFDFDWSTMYTGHNYFTSYTELVLGTDPVNHTKGYAVPSFFTDLFKSKRFVSEYKTRWLAIKDKIMTGYWETTQSYGDAIAGALVRNASRWPIDKNFQTETLHLHQWLSNRVSYMTTVIANYPVGTK; the protein is encoded by the coding sequence ATGAAACCATACCTTCTACCGATGATATTGGGACTGGCAATCCTTTTCAGTTGTTCCAAATCAAATGAGCCTGTCGAACCGGATGCCCAGACAACGTCCCTCCAGACAGACAGTCTATTGGTTGCTCAGATTAATATCACGACTGAGAACGCGGCACCGGTGAATTCGAAGGAGACTTATGTCAATTGCTCGATTACGGTAAAATCAGACAATAAAAGCTGGAATTATTCAGGCAACGGAAAAATCAGGGGAAGAGGAAATTCAAGCTGGCTCTGGTATCCCAAAAAGCCGTACCGGATAAAGCTGAATGATAAGGCTGAAATGCTTGGCTTAAAATCGGAAAAGGATTGGGTTTTACTGGCAAATTATCGGGATCCGACCCATTTGATGAATACCTTTGTTTTCACAACCGGACAAGGACTGGGAATGCCATTCACTAATCATGTCAGATATGTTGAAGTAACCCTGAATGGAGACTATATCGGACTTTACATGTTTACAGAACAGGTAGAACTGGGCAGTAATCGTGTGGCAATTGATTCGAATGACGGCGTTTTGCTTTCACTTGACGCCGATGACGGACCTGACCTGAGCCCTGACGCAGGAGACAACTTCTGGTCATCGGTCTATCAAATGCCGGTATGTGTCAAAAGTCCGGATATTACATCGACGACGCAGTTGACAACAATCCGAACCGAATTTGCTCAACTGGAAACAGCAATCAAAAGTGCCGATTACAATAGCGTAGAGAAAGTCTTAAATATCCCGTCTTTTATTGATTATATGCTGATCCAGGAACTGGTTTATAACGTGGAAGTAGATGCTCCCCGCAGCATTTACCTTTACAAAGACAAAGATGGTCGCTGGACAATGGGTCCGCTGTGGGATTTTGACGCGGGATTCGATTTTGATTGGTCGACCATGTACACCGGACACAACTATTTCACCAGTTATACGGAACTTGTACTGGGAACAGATCCTGTCAATCATACCAAAGGATATGCAGTCCCTTCTTTTTTTACCGATTTGTTTAAAAGCAAGAGATTTGTCAGCGAATACAAAACCCGATGGCTAGCTATAAAAGACAAAATCATGACCGGGTATTGGGAAACTACCCAAAGTTATGGAGACGCAATCGCCGGAGCATTGGTGCGTAATGCTTCCCGTTGGCCGATTGACAAGAATTTTCAAACGGAGACTTTGCATTTGCATCAGTGGTTGTCCAACCGGGTCAGCTATATGACAACCGTAATTGCAAATTATCCGGTAGGGACGAAATAG
- a CDS encoding DUF4859 domain-containing protein yields the protein MRLFKLKSISHKPGFPGLCLSFLFSFLFVGVFSLTFVGCKTGVDEPTLAKKDTVKTDSGAVVILKPSDVKDYNKYYKPQEMKNMDVLRSDSKWSFVRSKQSEHFFVFWEAGFGSDPNASTVPEAMRIDVDDMLKKEEEYYAVNVNTLKFAEVGKGKSNLDKYKMQIYLLYQTEWAAYGGGYDNVIGGLWVNPATCKPVGSVIAHEIGHSFQYQVYADAIASGSPDDLTTGFRYGFGGNGGNAFWEQTAQWQSYQSYPTQAFDSYNFSVYTDNYHRHICHEWQRYASYFIHYYWAQKRGIDFIGRIWRESKSPEDPIQTYMRLNNLTVDQLNAEMYEAATRFVTWDLDAIRSNGANYIGKHTYKFYQLTDGTYQVAYARCPGTTGYNVIPLNVPAAGTVVSTAFTALTPGSALAPGDPGQYSEEGKTLTTTKYNSTSLTRAGWRYGYVALLSNGQRVYSDMNRKTSANVEFTVPAGCVKLWFVVLGAPSSYLPSAWDEKESNDDQWPYTVKFTNTDLLGNITINPNDTPKDLTLTYNLSFAADAAAYSGTTVNLNTNGDIAKVAQALVLQPSAIAGALLNAKATPQEGKIAFAAVESNGSLNYNTTANGLGFWFDSSGNVTSWGKDNDSRLFNEFASNNFEFTIGQYPGKSKAGDKYTVKEAFVYTKNSKQYQVTFVFNVTIK from the coding sequence ATGAGGTTATTTAAATTAAAATCAATATCACATAAGCCGGGATTTCCCGGCTTATGCCTTTCATTTCTCTTTTCGTTCTTATTTGTAGGAGTCTTTTCCCTGACTTTTGTAGGTTGTAAGACTGGCGTTGATGAGCCCACTCTGGCTAAAAAAGACACAGTGAAAACGGATTCCGGGGCTGTGGTCATTCTTAAGCCATCTGATGTAAAAGACTACAACAAATACTACAAGCCTCAGGAAATGAAGAATATGGATGTGCTTCGTAGCGACAGTAAGTGGTCGTTTGTGCGGAGCAAACAATCCGAGCATTTCTTTGTATTCTGGGAAGCGGGTTTCGGCAGTGATCCTAATGCCAGCACCGTACCTGAAGCCATGCGGATTGATGTGGATGATATGCTGAAAAAAGAGGAAGAATATTATGCTGTCAATGTCAATACACTGAAATTTGCCGAGGTCGGTAAAGGAAAATCAAACCTTGACAAGTATAAAATGCAAATCTACCTCTTGTATCAAACCGAATGGGCAGCTTACGGTGGCGGCTACGATAATGTGATTGGAGGATTGTGGGTTAATCCGGCAACCTGTAAACCGGTGGGATCTGTTATCGCTCATGAGATCGGCCACAGTTTCCAGTATCAGGTGTATGCTGATGCGATCGCGTCAGGAAGTCCCGATGATTTAACAACGGGATTTCGATATGGTTTTGGGGGTAATGGAGGTAATGCTTTCTGGGAACAAACCGCTCAATGGCAGTCATACCAATCGTATCCTACTCAGGCTTTTGATTCCTATAATTTTTCCGTATATACCGATAATTACCACCGTCACATTTGCCATGAATGGCAGCGTTATGCTAGCTATTTTATTCACTATTACTGGGCTCAAAAGCGGGGTATTGATTTTATCGGAAGAATCTGGAGGGAGTCAAAAAGTCCTGAAGATCCGATTCAGACTTACATGCGCCTGAATAACCTGACCGTTGATCAGTTGAATGCTGAGATGTATGAAGCGGCTACCCGTTTCGTTACCTGGGATCTCGATGCCATCCGCTCAAACGGAGCGAACTACATTGGCAAACATACCTACAAATTCTATCAGTTGACCGATGGAACTTATCAGGTGGCTTATGCTAGATGTCCGGGAACAACCGGTTACAATGTTATTCCGCTGAACGTTCCGGCAGCCGGAACCGTTGTTTCCACGGCCTTTACCGCATTAACTCCAGGATCAGCTCTGGCACCCGGTGACCCGGGCCAATATTCCGAAGAGGGAAAAACGCTGACAACGACCAAATATAACAGCACGTCACTCACTCGTGCCGGATGGAGATATGGCTATGTAGCCTTACTGAGCAATGGCCAGCGCGTTTATAGCGATATGAACCGGAAAACTTCTGCCAATGTGGAATTCACCGTTCCGGCAGGTTGCGTTAAACTTTGGTTTGTTGTACTCGGAGCTCCGTCATCTTATTTGCCCAGTGCATGGGATGAAAAAGAGAGCAACGATGATCAGTGGCCTTACACGGTTAAATTTACAAATACCGACCTTTTGGGGAATATTACCATTAATCCAAATGATACTCCGAAAGACCTGACATTGACCTATAATCTCTCATTTGCCGCTGATGCAGCCGCTTACTCAGGGACTACAGTCAATCTGAACACGAACGGGGACATCGCCAAAGTGGCCCAGGCATTAGTACTGCAGCCTTCGGCAATCGCAGGTGCCTTGCTCAATGCAAAAGCCACACCACAGGAGGGCAAAATCGCTTTTGCCGCCGTCGAGTCAAACGGTTCGCTCAACTACAACACCACCGCTAACGGACTGGGCTTCTGGTTCGACAGTTCGGGCAATGTAACCAGCTGGGGAAAAGACAATGACAGTAGATTATTCAACGAATTTGCATCCAACAATTTTGAATTTACTATCGGTCAATACCCGGGCAAGAGCAAAGCCGGAGACAAATACACCGTGAAGGAAGCATTTGTTTACACTAAGAATAGTAAGCAATATCAGGTGACATTTGTCTTTAATGTGACAATAAAATAA
- a CDS encoding DUF4859 domain-containing protein, whose product MKKIYLYIAFLSLLMTGLASCGDNIDFSSLHFLTDEEKAEIARQDSIREAERTHINANLILEYSLDVTISKTSYDGAALAIDVDRIAKLFGITNEELLAGIEGTAGAPEIKGFAIEGVTHADNGTATNTNSPWGHWWDADGNTTKWGESAMVFAEFNTEEGKFNIGQYPSHLTDGQTVKIIECLKYNEKRVAVVITINAKAAGKITAPVVRTQDLTMDVLARSTYDMDSVQFNATQAKSDLGVTSLADVKFIAVNEDGSYNQECTAPPKGFWYDMNGFAGAWGDNASVYSSYGDLSENMIGIGQFPGHLKGGQSVTIQYGMLANNKIVMLKIKVNVKAYQDPETAPAGDPKAVEKTIEMTKPYSNDYAMVKVDVKELLRDAFKKTTYQIHQAIVAGDLKLYQGAVSETAPTYTADAPGYWLKADGTAAGWADSQVWCSLGHSETELYLYGGNHPDNGVAGSTVTTKLIATYNGGSVAFNITFKVTAP is encoded by the coding sequence ATGAAGAAAATATATTTATATATCGCATTTCTGTCACTGTTGATGACAGGACTTGCCAGTTGCGGGGACAACATAGACTTCAGTAGCCTGCACTTTTTAACTGACGAGGAAAAAGCTGAAATAGCCCGGCAGGATTCCATTCGGGAGGCTGAAAGAACACATATCAATGCCAATCTGATTCTCGAATATTCGCTGGATGTTACAATCAGTAAAACATCTTACGATGGTGCAGCACTGGCCATCGATGTCGATAGAATTGCCAAACTTTTTGGTATTACCAATGAAGAACTTTTAGCCGGTATAGAAGGCACAGCCGGTGCTCCCGAAATCAAAGGCTTCGCCATCGAGGGGGTTACTCATGCCGACAACGGAACAGCCACCAATACCAACTCTCCCTGGGGCCACTGGTGGGATGCCGACGGCAACACAACCAAATGGGGCGAATCAGCCATGGTATTTGCTGAGTTCAATACCGAGGAGGGAAAATTCAACATTGGTCAATATCCGTCACATTTAACGGACGGACAAACGGTAAAAATCATCGAATGTCTGAAATACAACGAAAAACGTGTGGCTGTTGTCATCACAATCAACGCTAAAGCGGCCGGAAAAATCACAGCACCTGTCGTTCGCACACAGGATCTGACGATGGATGTTCTGGCCAGAAGCACATACGACATGGATTCTGTTCAGTTCAATGCTACTCAGGCTAAATCCGATTTAGGCGTGACCTCCCTGGCAGATGTGAAATTTATCGCTGTTAACGAAGATGGCTCATACAACCAGGAATGTACCGCTCCTCCAAAAGGATTCTGGTACGACATGAACGGCTTTGCCGGAGCCTGGGGGGATAATGCCAGCGTTTACTCTTCATATGGGGATCTCTCAGAAAACATGATCGGAATTGGTCAGTTCCCCGGACACCTGAAAGGCGGACAATCAGTGACTATCCAATACGGCATGTTGGCTAATAATAAGATCGTGATGCTGAAAATCAAGGTCAACGTAAAAGCATACCAGGATCCGGAAACGGCTCCAGCTGGTGATCCTAAAGCTGTTGAAAAAACAATCGAAATGACCAAGCCTTACAGCAACGACTATGCTATGGTAAAAGTGGATGTCAAGGAACTACTACGTGATGCGTTCAAAAAGACCACTTACCAGATCCACCAGGCTATTGTTGCCGGTGATTTGAAACTCTATCAGGGAGCCGTGAGCGAAACAGCTCCTACATATACAGCAGACGCTCCGGGCTACTGGCTTAAAGCGGATGGTACTGCTGCCGGATGGGCTGACAGCCAGGTATGGTGCAGCCTCGGACACAGCGAGACCGAGTTGTATCTCTACGGAGGTAATCACCCGGACAATGGAGTGGCAGGCTCAACGGTGACAACCAAACTGATTGCCACATACAACGGTGGTTCCGTGGCATTCAATATCACCTTCAAAGTAACAGCGCCTTAA
- a CDS encoding RagB/SusD family nutrient uptake outer membrane protein, translating into MKLLKYSILSLAVSSVLAFSACTDLKENVYDVLTDETIDVNDPGVVGSMMGEAYAQFRFLYWGWNGYFDLNEECADTYMTPKRIGIGWGDLYVNMHKHSWNYTLGHIEGLWHYAYVGIGYTNKCLDVLPKTGNNQAQMRFLRAMNYYVLLDAFRNVPLETTQNLPKGYLPKQVDADSIFNFCVSELNAIKDDLGTEKVFGYPNRYAACMALAKLYLNYNTYFGKNDTQYYEKALAEVNEVIANGGYSLAPNYQDNFKENISTSPEVIFALPLDKKNASHNYLVNKCLPGAGAAAYGYEGSPWNGSCAVPQFIESYEEGDNRLGYTWAGGVQRMATKDASGKTIPQSGDPIAFSADDWAGQGVLNYSLKVHSIDNPGAYQQEGYRFVKSEIVAGDGGTYGNDVAFFRLADAMFIKAECLLRLGRDEQVAADLVTEVRKRSFSSAAKAVRTVAQLKGGSRYNYGHREYTSEGFANWDPASYISTTEGGADIQLGGLLDDLAWEFVGEHHRRQDLIRFKMSDGRNVFNGKSWFCKDATTETHWNYFPIPKSALDANISLKQNAGYSNSSN; encoded by the coding sequence ATGAAACTATTAAAATATTCCATACTTAGCCTTGCGGTTAGTTCGGTTCTGGCCTTCAGCGCCTGTACTGATCTGAAAGAGAATGTGTACGATGTACTGACTGATGAAACCATTGATGTTAACGACCCCGGAGTGGTAGGCTCCATGATGGGTGAGGCATATGCCCAGTTCCGTTTCCTTTACTGGGGATGGAACGGTTACTTCGACCTGAATGAGGAGTGCGCCGATACCTATATGACTCCGAAACGAATCGGTATCGGTTGGGGCGACCTTTACGTCAACATGCACAAACACAGCTGGAATTACACCCTGGGACACATCGAAGGATTGTGGCACTATGCTTACGTGGGTATCGGATACACCAACAAATGTTTGGACGTATTGCCCAAAACCGGAAACAACCAGGCTCAGATGCGCTTCCTGCGTGCGATGAATTACTATGTTCTGCTTGACGCTTTCCGCAACGTTCCATTGGAAACCACCCAGAATCTCCCTAAAGGCTACCTGCCCAAACAGGTTGACGCCGATTCGATTTTCAACTTCTGCGTGAGCGAGCTGAATGCGATCAAGGACGATCTCGGCACGGAAAAGGTATTCGGATATCCTAACCGTTATGCGGCCTGCATGGCATTGGCTAAACTTTACCTGAACTACAATACCTATTTCGGTAAGAACGATACGCAATATTATGAAAAAGCGCTTGCCGAGGTAAATGAAGTGATTGCAAACGGAGGTTATTCTCTGGCTCCTAATTATCAGGACAATTTTAAAGAGAATATTTCGACCTCACCGGAGGTTATCTTTGCTTTACCTCTTGACAAAAAGAACGCATCTCACAATTATCTGGTAAATAAATGTTTGCCAGGAGCCGGTGCTGCAGCTTACGGTTATGAAGGTTCCCCCTGGAATGGTAGCTGTGCCGTACCTCAGTTTATTGAAAGTTACGAAGAGGGCGACAACCGCCTTGGATATACCTGGGCAGGAGGAGTACAACGCATGGCGACGAAAGATGCCAGTGGTAAAACCATTCCTCAGTCCGGTGACCCGATTGCATTCTCTGCCGACGACTGGGCGGGACAAGGTGTGTTAAACTATTCGTTGAAGGTTCACTCTATCGATAATCCGGGAGCTTACCAGCAGGAGGGGTATCGTTTTGTGAAAAGTGAAATCGTAGCCGGAGACGGAGGTACATACGGTAATGATGTGGCCTTCTTCCGCCTGGCAGATGCCATGTTTATCAAAGCCGAATGTCTGTTGCGCCTCGGTCGTGACGAGCAAGTCGCAGCCGATCTGGTAACCGAAGTACGCAAACGCTCATTCAGCTCTGCGGCAAAAGCCGTTCGCACCGTTGCCCAGTTGAAAGGGGGAAGCCGCTACAATTACGGTCACCGCGAATATACCAGCGAGGGATTTGCCAACTGGGATCCCGCCTCATACATTAGCACAACAGAAGGAGGAGCTGACATCCAGTTAGGCGGTCTGCTGGACGATCTGGCTTGGGAGTTTGTGGGCGAACACCACCGCCGTCAGGATCTGATCCGCTTCAAAATGAGTGACGGACGTAACGTATTCAACGGCAAATCGTGGTTTTGCAAAGATGCCACCACCGAAACTCACTGGAACTATTTCCCGATTCCCAAATCGGCTCTGGATGCGAATATCTCGCTGAAACAGAACGCCGGATATTCAAACAGTTCGAATTAA